One Coprobacter tertius DNA window includes the following coding sequences:
- a CDS encoding gamma carbonic anhydrase family protein, translating to MALIKSVRGFTPKIGENCFLADNATLIGDVTLGNDCSIWFNTVLRGDVNTITIGNRVNIQDGSVLHTLYQKSTIEIGDDVSIGHNVTIHGATIKDGALIGMGAVVLDHAVVGEGAIVAAGSVVLSNTVIEPGSLWAGTPAKFIKMVDTEQSKEINQKIAKNYLMYSEWYTQE from the coding sequence ATGGCTCTTATTAAAAGTGTACGGGGATTTACTCCAAAAATAGGAGAAAACTGTTTCCTTGCCGACAATGCGACCCTTATCGGTGACGTAACTTTAGGCAATGATTGCAGCATTTGGTTCAATACGGTATTGCGCGGCGACGTTAATACCATAACCATCGGGAACCGTGTAAATATACAAGACGGTTCGGTATTGCACACTTTATACCAAAAATCGACGATAGAAATCGGAGATGATGTTTCTATCGGGCATAATGTAACCATTCACGGCGCTACCATCAAAGACGGTGCGCTGATAGGTATGGGAGCGGTAGTACTCGACCATGCCGTTGTAGGCGAAGGGGCGATCGTCGCTGCCGGATCTGTCGTACTCAGCAATACCGTGATAGAACCGGGTAGCTTATGGGCAGGAACTCCTGCTAAGTTTATAAAAATGGTAGATACCGAACAATCGAAAGAAATAAATCAGAAAATCGCTAAAAATTACCTAATGTATTCCGAATGGTATACCCAAGAGTGA
- a CDS encoding XAC2610-related protein codes for MKPIIDKIKYSAFVLLFLPTITLGQRYDTIPQCASTGKYRFDLLLLCDSDGNIDYDNFGKINIIDKKKNYIHQTIDSVFIITAVGTTDNAIEIRDYNFDGYPDFRIVSFADMHGDNIDHDYYFYNPSTHKFSLISIGYRNTDGYWSNLTNGRFDPNNKKIYENIDYKAYSLSEVHNEYKWNGDSIELIKTDTIYFPPVKKLCCLLIDTTHIEEMYGQRFDDPWSAIFHSFPIKKKENAAIYLKLALNYSQNSSIYEYDPYYADENISEFIIQQIIKFFPKNKKVWVAYGDILYHKYLLTKDKYVLLDMEDAYQRYIELMTKRGKKRKIPPYIYNRIKEREILF; via the coding sequence ATGAAGCCTATCATTGATAAAATAAAATACTCCGCCTTCGTATTATTATTTCTCCCCACAATAACTTTGGGACAAAGATATGATACAATCCCCCAATGCGCATCTACGGGAAAATATAGATTTGACCTGCTGTTATTATGCGATTCGGACGGTAATATCGATTATGATAATTTCGGTAAAATAAATATTATCGACAAAAAGAAAAATTATATACACCAAACCATTGATTCTGTGTTCATTATTACAGCTGTTGGCACCACAGATAATGCAATTGAAATAAGGGACTACAACTTCGACGGATACCCGGATTTCAGAATTGTCTCATTTGCCGATATGCATGGTGATAATATCGATCATGATTATTATTTTTATAATCCGTCCACTCATAAATTCTCTTTAATTTCAATCGGGTACCGAAATACGGATGGTTATTGGAGTAACTTGACCAATGGTCGGTTCGATCCCAATAACAAGAAAATTTACGAAAATATCGATTATAAAGCTTATAGTTTATCGGAAGTACACAATGAATATAAATGGAACGGAGATTCTATTGAATTAATAAAAACAGACACAATCTATTTCCCACCGGTAAAAAAACTATGTTGCCTATTAATAGATACCACACATATCGAAGAAATGTATGGGCAGCGCTTCGACGACCCCTGGAGTGCTATTTTCCACAGTTTCCCCATTAAAAAGAAGGAAAATGCAGCTATATACCTAAAATTAGCTTTGAATTATTCTCAAAACAGCTCGATCTATGAATACGATCCCTACTACGCCGATGAAAACATAAGCGAGTTTATTATCCAACAAATCATCAAATTTTTTCCCAAAAACAAAAAGGTTTGGGTAGCATATGGCGATATTTTATATCATAAATACCTTCTTACTAAAGACAAATACGTACTTCTTGATATGGAGGACGCTTATCAAAGATACATCGAGCTAATGACAAAACGAGGTAAAAAGCGTAAGATCCCCCCGTATATTTATAACAGGATTAAAGAACGTGAAAT